A single Neoarius graeffei isolate fNeoGra1 chromosome 23, fNeoGra1.pri, whole genome shotgun sequence DNA region contains:
- the LOC132871553 gene encoding claudin-4, with protein MASAGLEILGMILSVAGWLGAMVACCLPMWRVAAYVGQNIVITQMVWEGLWMSCVVQSTGQMHCQIYDSMLALPNDLQAARALVVIAVFIGVVAMTLAVAGAKCTNCTSDVSSKPRIMMGAGVAFGSSGLLLLVAVSWSAYTIVLDFHDPLLQETQKREFGNSLYFGWGASCLLILGGAILSCSCPSRAPNGPASAGAQYSTVKSVAANGYCRRDYV; from the coding sequence ATGGCTTCAGCCGGCCTGGAAATCCTGGGCATGATTCTGTCTGTGGCTGGCTGGCTGGGTGCAATGGTGGCCTGCTGCCTGCCCATGTGGCGTGTAGCGGCGTACGTGGGTCAGAACATCGTGATCACACAGATGGTGTGGGAGGGTCTGTGGATGAGCTGTGTGGTGCAGAGTACAGGCCAGATGCATTGCCAGATTTACGATTCCATGTTAGCGCTGCCTAATGACCTGCAGGCTGCACGAGCTCTGGTTGTCATCGCTGTGTTTATTGGTGTGGTGGCCATGACGCTGGCTGTAGCAGGTGCCAAGTGTACCAACTGTACCTCGGATGTCTCCAGCAAGCCTCGCATCATGATGGGTGCTGGTGTGGCGTTTGGCAGCAGCGGGCTGTTGTTGCTTGTGGCCGTGAGCTGGTCAGCCTACACTATTGTCTTGGACTTCCATGACCCGCTGCTGCAGGAAACACAGAAGAGGGAGTTCGGGAACTCGCTGTATTTCGGCTGGGGCGCCTCCTGCCTGCTCATCCTAGGGGGAGCCATACTTTCCTGCTCGTGTCCTTCCAGAGCACCAAATGGTCCTGCGTCTGCCGGAGCACAGTACTCAACAGTGAAATCAGTGGCTGCTAATGGATATTGCAGAAGGGACTATGTTTGA